One stretch of Oncorhynchus keta strain PuntledgeMale-10-30-2019 chromosome 16, Oket_V2, whole genome shotgun sequence DNA includes these proteins:
- the LOC118395628 gene encoding zinc finger protein 408-like, with amino-acid sequence MDNCMVFHTQIASILEVLANAAVADICKLVEDDYAVFRLEISQSQKENGALRRKLQLLELKVARERVLVSRPSSVKIVDGYRMSRGEGNLTGGHRSFVKPAVHHTWRDDQPITVDEGSGTSTQHVIVIESADAEATGPGVKLEKTEGEVETRQRSDIQTGAHPVATKDPTIAPAPPRTRRSITEVSGMPKATLKSETETESSTVTHRLLHPGSDPERLVPLICPPAPAPSSEYFPVFQQSQRTVHSHGDDDALDTGVDLSCSYATEMDPDNMTLGLETQTDLSRGDWNQYSSTVYSEGCLDKKEEVIVVDEVKVEGHAPPTWNADSRLGVGHSQGRDFLDYRGSSETNQHFVTHSPLHTLRDRDPVSTSMGPPDSHGHVLFDQVLNSIDRVRAQAQGGGATSGNSKEKRFLCMFCNKGFSCPQKVEIHQRVHTGEKPFSCTQCYMCFAQAGDLKRHQMVHTGEKPYSCPQCEKRFSRQHQLKRHLKVHTGERPFACAHCRKRFSERSYLRIHQEKNHSTL; translated from the exons ATGGATAACtgtatggtttttcacactcaaattgCCTCGATCTTGGAGGTGCTAGCAAATGCAGCCGTGGCAGACATCTGTAAACTCGTAGAagacgactatgcagtgtttcgtttggaaatttctcaaagccagaaagaaaacgGGGCATTGCGAAGGAAACTACAGCTACTCGAACTGAAGGTGGCACGAGAGCGCGTCCTCGTCAGTCGTCCCAGTAGTGTCAAGATCGTCGACGGATACAGAATGTCAAGAG GTGAAGGAAATCTCACTGGAGGCCACAGGAGCTTTGTGAAGCCAGCGGTACACCATACATGGAGAGATGACCAACCGATCACTGTTGATGAgggtagtggaacctcaacccagcACGTTATCGTGATAGAG TCTGCAGATGCAGAGGCTACAGGTCCTGGGGTCAAGCTGGAGAAGACTGAAGGAGAGGTGGAAACACGGCAAAGAAGCGACATCCAGACTGGAGCTCATCCTGTAGCCACAAAGGACCCCACCATCGCCCCAGCGCCGCCCAGGACCCGACGCAGCATCACAGAGGTCAGTGGAATGCCGAAAGCCACCCTGAAgtcagaaacagaaacagagtcttCAACTGTAACACACAGGCTCTTACACCCAGGATCTGACCCAGAGAGACTGGTGCCACTGATCTGTCCTCCTGCTCCCGCTCCCAGCTCAGAGTACTTCCCGGTATTTCAACAGAGCCAGAGGACGGTTCATTcccatggtgatgatgatgctttAGACACTGGGGTTGATCTGTCTTGTTCTTACGCTACAGAGATGGACCCTGACAACATGACCTTGGGTTTAGAGACACAGACTGATCTGTCTAGAGGGGACTGGAACCagtacagtagtactgtatactCTGAAGGGTGCCTAGATAAGAAAGAGGAGGTTATAGTGGTAGATGAGGTGAAAGTGGAGGGCCACGCTCCTCCCACATGGAATGCAGATAGTCGCCTAGGAGTCGGACACTCACAGGGCAGAGATTTCTTAGATTACAGGGGAAGTTCAGAGACAAATCAACATTTTGTCACCCACTCACCTTTACACACGCTCAGGGATCGCGACCCAGTATCTACATCGATGGGGCCTCCTGATTCACATGGCCACGTCCTTTTCGATCAGGTTTTGAACTCAATCGACAGGGTTAGAGCCCAGGCTCAGGGAGGGGGAGCAACATCAGGCAATAGTAAAGAGAAacggttcctctgcatgttctgtaacaaaggcttcagctgcccccagaaggtggagatccaccagagggtccacacaggggagaaacccttcagctgtacccagtgttATATGTGCTTCGCCCAGGCTGGTGATCTGAAGAGGCACCAGatggtccacacaggggagaaaccatacagctgcccccagtgtgagaagaggttctcccgCCAGCACCAGCTGAAGAGgcacctgaaggtccacacgGGAGAAAGGCCGTTCGCTTGTGCACACTGCAggaagaggttctcagagagAAGCTACCTCCGGATACACCAGGAGAAAAACCATTCTACTCTATAA